The nucleotide sequence ctccccgAGACATGGGGGAACCCAGCGGCCCCGGAACACCGCATCCAGCCGGCAGACTCCCCTCGGCCCACCGCATGGACGGAACAATGGAGTCGGGGAATCACTCCCTATTCAAAGAACAGCTCAAAGAGACAGTCCCGTCCTCTGTGTGTTAAATCAGaccatccctccatcttcttcctgCCAGAATACAGACGAGTGGTTAAACAGGAAATTCCGGTTCAAAGTGGGGTCGCACGCTGGAAGAAACACATGAGCACCTCTAGTGGAATTAAATGAGAACTGACATTACTATGATTgtagaattttatttttatattatttttttatatccacacatatatttaaaatgtgatataaTTCCATCTGTACATGTGCCTTGTTATTTGGTATTATTTATTGTGACGTCAATACCTCGACCTTTGTGTATGGGATATGTTCAGGAGCATCTCTGACGACAGCAACATGTCTGCAGAAGTGTTAGTGTTAGAATTAATCGGGGAAACTGGATGATACAATTCACTAAACCACAATCACAACGTTCCCAAACCAGAAGCTGTGGATGGATATAAAAACATCCGCCATGTTCTGAGATCCTGGACCAGAACTAAACGATGTATGGTGTAGAGCCACCACAACCATTTAATGAGACTTGGAGTGTTTGTCACATTGCTctcaaatttattttatataaatgtctCTGGCATAAAACATGAAGTCACTCATCAGGCGCAGACTTGCGAtctcttcatatacagtctatgcttgcGATCCAACGCGCACAGGAGCGACAGAGCGTCAAAAGTAATGTACTGCGTGTTAGATTAACGGGCATTCAAAGCGATCGACGTTATAAATCAAACTGTGTTCAACCAAGAGCTTTACACTCATCGACCTAAAAGTAAccacacataaaacaataacatagatatatacatacatatattgaTATCGAAGCCCCGCATGCAGACAGGGGGTAtagctcagtggtagagcaTTTGACTGCAGATCAAGAGGTCTCCGGTTCAAATCCGGATGCCCCCTCTTTTTATTTTCGGTGTTTTCGTTTTTGTGAATTCTACTTAGTTGAGAGAAGACAAACTGATTTAGAGTCGTTTCAAAGCAAACTGTGTGGCTCTAAAACATCTTGCTGACTGTTGTGATTAAGTCACCCTGACTGTTATAAAAGCAAACTGTAGGTATAAAATCACACTGACTGTAGGTATAAGGTTATTTTTACTTAAGGAAAGCAACACATCTGTTTTAATTTATGCTCCACTGTTCTAATAACAAACGTggagataaattaaaatataagaaataGTAATATTTGTAGTATATACTCGTGTTAAAAACTATATGATTTATTGTGTCATGCTACCAAAGTACTAAAACCATGTGCTGAGACTATgacttgtctgtttttttaaagcaggtATATAACCTGCAATGGCATGCTGCATAACCAGAAACGAAGAACATTCCAACTGAAGGGGAgaacactcatacacacacaaactgaatatatttaaataatatttatttaaaaaactttatactatacaatatatacatttaaaatatgaatttaatcaTTAGCAGCTAGCTCATTTCCCGACAATATACAATACagagttattttaaaaataaattactaaATATATTTAGGTAAAAAACAGTCCTGTTGCTCTCTGGTGTAAAACATAAAGTAATTCTGGTGCAGACTGGCGTCCCAACACTGCACAGGAGCTACAGCTCCTGCTTATAGTTTCTTCAGTTACAGTATCATCCTCCATATATGTTTAATGCCATAGGTCACAAACTCGCGTTGTGATTCAAAAGCTGTTTTTATATGAGGAATCTTCTCCAGATTACTATTAAAACACTCAGGGTTTGGACATTTGGACGGTGCATATTCACCAACCCTAAATTCATCCAGGTGTTCGGTTGCTCAGCCACCTTGAGGCTCAGCCAGACGAGGGGCGAGGCAAGACACTGTACTGTAGGTGTGGTGACCAGATTCAGTCACAGACAAAATGTTCACAGGAGTCTGCCTATACACTGCAAATGATCCTGACACTGCGGCCTGCGGCGTCTTCGAGGTTGGCTCAGCATCAGGAGGTTTTATCCACTTTTTTAGTTTGCTACGACCCTTGACCTCATCCAATCCAGACTGGCAGGTAGACTAGAAAGAGAGAAGAATAAACCGGTCATTCTaacacatgttgatttttcagcGTTGAGTCATGCACCATGATAATAgtggggagaaagagagagtgctGGGTGTGTGGGACTCACCCCTCTCCTGTCAGGGCGCAGCAGGCCTGGACATGCCAGGAGTGAGTTGTGATGGAGTCGAGTGTGAGGCACTGAGAGATCTCCTTGGCCGTCATCGAGCCCTTCATGTCCTGTTTGTTGGCCAGAATGAGGACGGCTGCTCTCTGTAGGCCCTGCAAAACAAGAGTGGATGGATTAACAGTGCTGCTTCCTTTTAATGCGTATATGTTTATAGAGCTGTGATATTTAGGCCTAGAAAAGGAAACCACCAAAAACTGCTCCCACGTCAACTTCGAGAACAAAGAACAGCAGTGTCAGCGGAAAATTTGAAAAGAATTTCAAGGCCCTGACTCACGCAGTCTATGCTGAAACTTCCTCATGGTGTCGTGTCATGGGTTAGTCAGCTATGGTGCAATCAGTCACAGTGGGAGTGTCacttaaaatatcaaaacatgtATAGCAGACGCAGCAGTTTCACTAATGCTTCACAGGGTTTTTACGTCATGGCAGGTTTTACGTAAAGGCAGCATTCAAACTAAAAGAGGCACGTTCCATTCTTATCTACATGTCTGATGTTATTTCTTCCTTGTGAAGCGTGTCGTGGAACATTGTTAAGAAAGGTACTACTAAATGAAGTTCTATTATCACTATTACTACTTATTTCCTAAGAATATTTTGCTGTAACCTGTAACCTGATATAATGAATactaaaaaagattttttttataactcTCCTTTAAGCagttattataatatatttatgatttacatgtatataaaagtatataaaAGTCTTATATATAGGTTTATCACTGATTATAGTTAAAAGCATAGTCTTAAGTATTTAACAATATAAAGTACTATACAATCATTTCATAAGCATTTATAGTCAGTTTATTCAATTAATTGATTATAACCAACTGTAATGTATTTGTAGGAGATATAGGTGGTTATTATGTATTCAACAACCAAAATGAACGAGTGAACAGATAATATAGTGAAGTAAAtgtgtgataaaataaaagatgtctTCACTGGAGTTAttgacagaaaaatacaggaCTGAACATTAATGAATACTATTACTTATGTATAATAaaattgtttaaatatataatataatataataactgCTTAAAGTTACATCATAACGTCAACTTTGTTTTATTACACTGTTGTTCATAAGAACATGTTTACATTTGCTTCTAACTGCACCATATTCTGTTATGAACTCTTTTTTGACCTTtaccaaatgttaaatgttggGCTTAAGGGAAAATGTTAACAGAACCATCTCAGACAtgacaacaaaaacatgcacGCAATGCAGAAGTGTGAGAGCTGGGGTTTGTACCTCGTGTGCGAGCATTCGGTGCAGTTCCTCTTTGGTCAGAGTCAGACGTTCGCGGTCAGTGCTGTCCACAACCAGAATGActatctgaaaaaaaacatgacataatgcatattgattattatcattattattgctacagttattattattacacaattAAGAGATATGTCATATTATCAGAGGCCATTTTATCAGTGGAGGGAGCATAAGTCATCTGCAGCAGACTTGTGTGATACAGTTAATTATGTAACTGTGCTTAGTACCAGGCTTTATAAACCCAAGCAGCAGGGGAGGATAATAAAGAGTCAGAGTAGGTTAATGTGCAGCTGAGTCAGCATAAGCCTACAAACCTTTATAAtgctttctgtttctgtcttaaCTCTCGAATATCACATGTCACAGCTGGTGTCAGCTAtcactgatatatatatatatatatatattgaattttAAGTGATCAATGTTCTTCCAGCCAGTGGCTGGAGGTCGACCGATTATTGTgaaacacgatatctcaagaaacACATTTGGTACAAACGTTTATTTGaactcaaagataaactgattagattttggtggttgaaGCTCAAAGGTCAAGGAAACCGTGACTTAACAAACCCCCATGAATGTGTTATTTTAAGAAAGCCTCGACAGAGAGCCCTTTCAAATtaggcacaaatgttcacttagattCATGGATTAAATATTACATTGAGATGGCcaaatgtcaaaggtcaaggttgcAGTGGCCTCACAAATCATATTTTTGGCCTCTTGGACACGATATCTTAAGTTTGctttagggaatttcttcaaatttggacCAGTTGTCACTGTGACTGCagtggttggtggaggcatttGTATGCAGGGTGGTAATTCtgggttgtttttgttttggggaAATACATAAACAGCTCAAACTTAAATTTACAAATTATGTTCTGCTTTTATGATCAATTTCTAACCTATGAAAAGTGTTTCAGTATCTGAACATACAGTTTACAGTTGATAGAAGAGCTTAGTACAGTTAGTGATCCACACCTCTGTGTTGCAGTAGTACGAGTGCCAGCTGGCTCGAAGGCTCTCCTGTCCTCCTATGTCCCAAACCAAGAAGTGGGTCTTCCGCACGACGATCTCCTCAACATTGCTGCCGATGGTTGGCGACGTGTGGACGGCCTCCTTTGTCAGACTGGATGAGTttgtgagggaggaggaggaaacatttgaaatgaaacgGAAAAATGGCAGCACAGACATGAAGTTATGTGAGATTATCCAAAACCACTTACAACTGGTAGAGGATGGTCGTCTTTCCTGCGTTGTCCAAACCCACTATGATGACTTTGTGCTCTGCAGGAAAAGATTCAAAATATTTGTTGAACGCAGTCTATTCGGGAGCTGCGTGATTGAGTTTGAGGGCAGCGtaagacacacagagataagataaaacaatGGTGCTATTACAACATCACATAGCAGTAATACCTTTTAAATAATGGGGTCAAGTCAATTAATTCTTGGAACTTAACAAGTCAGACAGGATAAAACTCTATGGGGCAAAATATAAATTTAACAGTGCCATAGGTCAGCCATAATCAAAACGAAGCATTCAAATAAAGGGATAAAATGCatatatgaaaaatatacaCTGACATTTCTTAGTTTTACTTTAGGTTAAAACAAtgtattttaaagaaagtgataataCACAACAGTGAAAATTATAAACTCGAcattcttacttttactttagttagccagaagaaaaggaaatgcatttatatataaagtgataaaacattGAACAGTCTTATATATAATGTTCTATAGTAAGCTGGTCAAATAATACACTTATATTACACAAATAAGTGATAAAACACTATTTCACTAAGGTGATACATATAAACTTAATCATAGTTTCACTCCAagtcagaattaaaaaaatgcatttaaataaagtgacagacaaaaatataaacttGATAGTGAGAGTTTTAGTCAGaattatgtattttaataaaGTGATTTAAAGCTTGCTTTAAGTGTAAGTCAGTcagcataaaaataaatgtctgaAACTCCAtggtgaaaatgtattaaaagcagaatttgggattagcaaaaggaaataaattgatatttctatttatttagtGTTTATTCTAATCATAACTAACATTCAAACACAGACTGACCTCgggaacaaaacaaatgtttttttaaaaatgagccTCAGTCTTACCTTTGTCACCAAACACAGCCAACATCTTTGTGAGCAGGAATCCCATGTCCAACACTTGTGTGATGaggagaataaataaatacttatttttaataataCTAATGCAGTGGAGGCAGACCTCAGTGTGTGATCCCAGGTGACTGTCAGTACAACTCTCTCCTGCACCACATAAAAACACTCGTTTCTGTGGGAGGAGCTTCTGCAGAGTCTCTTCTTCAGACTTTCAGTCACATGGACAAAGTGCACATTAGTGCTGTTGCTGCGGAGAATATCTAAACTGAAGCAAAGGAGGAGCCCAGCAGCACAGTAAACACTCTGTTCAATGTGGGTCTTTTCCAGTTGtgtaaaataagtttttctGCTGTATAAAGTAACATTAGTGTGGATTCTGTTAGAGgctgtttcattgtttttgtcttttacttgTATCTGGAATAttcaatttcattatttttcccATCATTAACACTACCTTATAGAAAGCCATGTTAATATTCAGTCTTATGTGTTTCCAgggtgaaaaaaggaaaataaatatacgGTAAGTAAGAATACAGTTCCTTCAGTTGTCCACTGAGTTCCATGGAAAGCACCCTCACCCTCCTTCACTCCATACATGGACAGAGAGGTGAGGcagttttccttcctctttctttatAACAAATCATTATGAACAGAAAGTAAAACCAGTCAATTAAAGGATTCCCCTGGAATTTCCACTGAACAATCCAGATCTGTTCAGGGACTCTCCAACTTTCAAACActctaacaacaacaacaacatatttataataaagtcgAGAAATTTGAGCTCCTACCCATGATGGATTTGTTATGGACTTAACGACCCTACAGCAGgcatatataaattaatttcaatCAACTCTGGCAGGTATAGCGATAGTATGTAACATGCACTATAACGTATTGTATGTGTAGGGGTATTcacaagaaggagaagagggaggaggaggaggtgaaatcATGGACTTAAATAAGACATATTTGCTCCAACCCATAAAGCCTTTAAAACAACAGCACTCTCAGCACACCAGGGTCTCCACCACCTCTGCTGTTTAgactttgaataaataaagtcagtgtCACGTTTGAGCGTCAGCTGGAAACCACCCATCTGATCTGCAACATTTCCTCCGCTGCAGGTGACGAGGagacactgagaaataaaaaaaccacATCCTGGCAGCTGCTCTTCAACTTCGCTCTTTTGcttagtgtgtgtttttccaggaGCATTTTGGAGCTGATAATCCCTGTCAATGCAAAGCAGGGAACAATAAAGTCACAAAGGTCcctgttcatttatttcttcataAGCGGCTGTGTAGATGTGCATTTCGTCTTTGTTAAGGATTTGCACATTCATACTCATCATAGCACCTTGACTGGGTAATAATTCCTACAGGCAGGGGGGCGTTCGATGTTAGACACAACATTGTTACACAACAGTCTTTTGTTGTATCTTGGTTAAAATAATGAAGTGAAGGAAACtcaggaaaaagacagaaaaactcattttataaaaggaaaaaaaaacgctATTTACTAGAAATGAAATTCACTCTGAAATCAAATCTGTTAATCCTCGAGTCCAGGTGACAACTTGAAGAAATTACCTTAAAGCAggcttgagatatcatgttcaagatgCCAAAAACATGATTCCTGAGATCACCGTGGCATTTGACTTTTAACTACAATTCAGTCAATCTGTGaatctaagtgaacatttgtgccaaatttgaaattaTTCTTTCAAGGCGTTCTTTTGATAATGCCTCGATGAGGCAAAAAAGTTTTGTGAAGAGACCTTTTCCTCTGCTGTCCCAATCTTAATAAGGTCATCCTTACAGACGTAATGAGATTTTGTATATGTGTTCTGTATATATTACATTAATCCTTGACAACCCAGAAACATAATACCTCCAGTCACTGACTGTGGCCTatgtgaagaaataaaactcaaattgtacatgtgtacaatCGGTTTTTGCATCCTTGAGATCTCTGATAACAATCGTCTACTCATATAAATTAATCGACACAGTGGCATTTTCTGGttaaatttttaattaaaatacgAATTTATCCACAGATTAAAAATGAAAGGCAGAAAAAGCAAAATGCAGCTACAATCAGGCACCAATGATACATGTTATCTCATATTTTTAACAATTGCGATAACGCAACAATAACATTATTTACTGATCATTATGTAATATCTATTTATTCGACTGAAGACGGGCGGGCCCAGGCAGCCCACCAAAGACATTCATGGATTCTCCATTATAGATAACTGAGTAAAGACCAAAGCTGATCctaccccccccaccccgaTCCCAATTGATACTCCTCTCACTACCGCACaagaattgaaaaaaaaaaaaaattgcaaatgTCCACAGGAAAAAACCCCAACAATAATTCAGTCAGAAATCAAGAGTAAGAAGAAAGTGGTATTTAATTTCAGACAAGCTAGCTGTTTTGGTGGAAGTTGATCAGCCACACacaagtacttttttttttttagtataaCCATTAGCCCTGAAAAACAGACGACAAAGCTGGTGCAAAGAAAACGAGATGAGCGTTGATGTGCTGGAACGACAGTGTGGGGGCTGGGACATGAAGAGACGCAGGTATGATATGAAAACGAGTGTAACAACAGTTTAAGACATCCCACCGTGGCAGTGGTGGACATGGCTTGGTGAGACAATCCGGCACTTGTGATTGGAGCTTTTCTTGAATTAGGGTTGGGGAGTGACTAAGGCAGGACACTTCATTCACACGACCACGACTGCAGCTCCGCTTTGAATCTGCACCGCGTTAGAAAAACCAGAGAACGAGTGAATACTGCAGGCGCCCTCAGCACCCACAGAGAAGGGGGTAAACAGAAATGGGAGGActgggtcagacgtgttcagtCGGGTACAGTGGCTGAACCAGGTCGGGGAAGAAGTAAACGTCTTTGGAGTGTGTTCTTTGTTGTTATCAAGCTGACATGAGTGTAGCAACACCGATACGTGTTCTTGATAAAATATGGCAACTTCTCCaccagctcttttttttttttaaggtctgGGTGATAAGAAAGTGGAGGTGTGGGACTTGTGACCTCTGGATCTCATAATGGGAGGAAACCCTGACATCCACAAGCACGGAGTGCGATTAATGTAAAGAAGAACCCTGACGCTGTACACACATGGGGGACGGTGACGTTAGACCCTGTTTAAGACTGCGGAGGACAGACACGACAGACGACAGCTCTACCAGCCTTCACACTCTACAACTGAAGGAGGGGTTGAGTCATACAGACCACAATCATAGATTCACAATCGTAACACTTACTGTCCTCGTGCTGTCAGTATAGAAATCCATGATATTCATGCAGTattaacaaaagaaacaaaagaaacagacCAATATCATTTTTCTAAACATAAAGAAATAGAATTgcaagaagaagatgatgagaaTGGCATCTGGGAGTTGATGTATTCATTTACATTGTACAGGGATGTAAACAGATTCTTTTGTTAGCCTGAATGGCATGGCCCCCACATTTCAGTTCCTTCTGAatcttccccctcctctccctccatcctcagTCTGTCCAGGAGCTCTCTTGCCTCTGTGGTGTGATGCATGTTCAGCGGATGTAGACGTCCCTCCCCCACTCATCCTGATTCTTGTTGTGGCTCATGTTGGCCCCTGTGTCCACAGGGTCCTGGCAGTAACGCTCCCTCAGCTTGGCTCGTCCATGCGGCTGCATCTGGCTCGGGA is from Paralichthys olivaceus isolate ysfri-2021 chromosome 5, ASM2471397v2, whole genome shotgun sequence and encodes:
- the arl5c gene encoding putative ADP-ribosylation factor-like protein 5C; its protein translation is MGFLLTKMLAVFGDKEHKVIIVGLDNAGKTTILYQFLTKEAVHTSPTIGSNVEEIVVRKTHFLVWDIGGQESLRASWHSYYCNTEIVILVVDSTDRERLTLTKEELHRMLAHEGLQRAAVLILANKQDMKGSMTAKEISQCLTLDSITTHSWHVQACCALTGEGLPASLDWMRSRVVAN